In Desulforegula conservatrix Mb1Pa, the genomic window GCATTTTTATAAGCGATATCTGAGCACAAAAAGAATAATCCAACAAATCCAAAAGTTTTTTGCTAAGCTTTTTTTCAAAAAAGCGACCTTTAAAAGCCCGTTTCATGAATAAATACAATATTTTTATCAAATAATATTTTTTTTACTTGACAGTCAGACCATTTACCCCTCTTATAGGCGTCGGATGCAAATCCGTTTAAGAGATTTTGGTATAGGTTAGTAATCAAGTTCATGGAGTACGCTTAAAAAAGCGGCCTGCGCAGTCATCTGAAATGCCCAAAGTGCATATTCAGCCCTTCTGACAGGAATCCCGAAGTTGCGAGCCAGCCCTGAAATCTTTTGAAATTGTAAGGCTAATCGAGGGATTCTTTAGAGCATTTCGTTCATATGATCTTCAAGATTAGCCTTGATTCGGACTCGTATAAAAGTCCGTCACCTGAAAAAGGCAATTTCGCCTCTTAAGGTGCAGGGTGGAGCCATCTGATACAATTCGGATGGCTGGGGTAAGGGATTTCCTTTTTGCTATAATCAAATTTTATATTCTGCCATTTTGGACAGGCCTTTAAGCCATATCTAAATGGTTTTGTGTTGCCTTTTTTCTCTGAAAAATATTTTTTCAGGAATACGGCCAAAACACAGCGGAATTATTTATCAGCAGAAATTTTTCTCTATTTCCTGAAAAAGTAACGCATAGACTTTTTACGACGCCTTCAGAATAAATCTTTATAAAGCAGTACAGGAAAAAAATTTAATGGTCACTTTTGAAAACATTGGAATCTCCGAAAACATTCTCAAAGCAGTTAAAGAACTCGGGTTTGAAAAGCCCATGCCTATTCAGGAGAAAGTAATTCCAATACTTCTTGAAAAACCGGGCGACCTTGTAGGACTTGCCCAGACAGGAACAGGTAAAACAGCTGCGTTTGGCCTTCCTATAATACAGCTTGCAGATCCGGATAAGAAATACACCCAGGCGATCATACTTGCGCCTACACGTGAACTTTGCCTCCAGATCACAGGCGACCTCAAGAAATTTGCCAAATATATCCCTAAACTTAATATAGAAGCGGTTTATGGCGGCGCTGACATAGAAAAACAGATCAGAGCGATTAAAAAAGGCGCCCACGTAATAGTTGCAACTCCAGGCAGAATGAACGACCTGCTTAATTATAAAAAGGTTATTGATCTTTCATCCCTTGAAACAGTCGTACTCGATGAAGCTGATGAAATGCTGAACATGGGATTCAGGGATGAGCTTGACGCTATTCTTGACCAGACTCCTAAAACCAAAAATGTTCTCCTTTTTTCCGCGACAATGCCAAGGGAAGTTCTCGAAATATCAAGCAACTACATGACCAAGCCGATCGAGATCACCATCGGTGTTCAGAACGCAGGCTCAGACAATGTCGAGCATGCTTACTACAGAGTTCATGTAAGGGACAGATATCTTGCACTCAAACGTGTTGTTGACTTTTATCCTGGCATGTACAGCATAATTTTCTGCAGAACACGCGAAGAAACCAAGGATGTTGCGGACAAGCTGATCCAGGACGGATACAATGCAGACGCTCTCCATGGTGATCTTTCCCAGAATCAGCGTGAATCAATAATGAACAGATTCAGAATCAAACATCTCCAGATACTTGTCGCAACAGATGTTGCAGCTCGTGGTCTTGACGTGAAAGATATCTCACATGTCATCAATTTCAATCTTCCTGATGATGATGATGTTTATAATCACAGAAGTGGAAGAACAGGACGCGCAGGACAGAAAGGCGTGGCAATATCCCTTGTTTCTGAGAGAGAATACCGCAGAATCAGGCAGATAGAATCAAAAATCAAAAGAAAATTCACTAAGTGCAAGATTCATAATGGAACTGAAATATGTGAGAATCAGCTTCTTCACATGATAGACAAACTTCAGGCCACAAACACAGACCATAAGGCACTGGAAGCTGCCCTTCCCAAGATACAGGCAAAACTTGAGCATCTTGAAAGGGAAGACCTGATAAAGCTTTTCGTTTCCATGGAATTCAGCAGACTTCTTGAATATTACAGAGATGCACGTGATCTTAATCCGGCTGAAGAAAGATCAAGAACAACCAGAAATGAAGGTGCAGTGAGAACTGACAGAGCGCCAAGAAATTACGCCCAGGCTGACAAGAGCAACAAAAGAGCCGAGGAAGGTTTCATCAGATACAGCATTAACCTTGGCTACAAAGATAATCTTACTCCAGCTGAACTGATCGGCCTTATCAACAGATGCACAAGAAGAAGAAACATAGACATAGGCAAGATAGACCTTATGAATACATCATCATTCTTTGAGATTGATCATAAATCAGCGCCTACCATTCTGAACGCATTCAAAGGAATGGAATACAACAACAGAGCTGTAGTAGTTCAGGTTTCCTCTGATGCACCGCCACAGGCAGCTGCCACCAGATCAAGAAAAGGAGCTCCTGCCAATGACAACAGCAACAGATGGCAGCAGAAAAAAAGCCCTTATTCAAATGATGAGAGACCTCAGCAGAGATCATCACGCAAGTCCTCATACCAGAGAGCTGAAGCCTAAATATATAGATATAGCTATATAGATTAAAAAATAGAAATATAGAGTTAAGCATTAAAAACCCCTTTCTATCCCAGAAAGGGGTTTTTGTTTTTTCAACTCCCACTTGAAATTCGTCCAAAAATTCCACATAGTAAACCTCTCGACCTGTCATTCATTGTCACCATAATATAGATACTCACAACCTGAAAGAGAGCAAAAACCATGTTTTATTACTCGGTAAAATCAGGAACCAAGGCTCTAAATGCTATTGTAATAGGTATTGCGGCTTCCATAATATCACTGCTCCTGCTCTTTTCAGGATGGACCGAGGGAATAGAAGCAAAAACATGGGACTGGAGAGTCAAACTTTTTGCCAAGCCCGGAATTGCAACAGAAAGAATCGCAGTCATTCTGCTTGACCAGAACAGCCTGGACTGGGCATCCAAGGAAAATGCCTGGCCTTGGCCATGGCCAAGGGTTGCTTACGGAGCTATCCTGGAATTCCTGAATCGCGGGGGAGCATCTGCCGCTGCACTCGATGTGCTTTTCACAGAACCGTCATCCTATGGCCCTGACGATGACCAGGCTCTTGTGGCTGGATGCAAAACCTTGGGGAAAGTCGCTGGTGCAGCAGGCCTTGGCACTGAAGGAAATACTTCAGTATGGCCTGAGAAAGCAAAAAATCCTGAAATAAAGATAACTGGATCAAAGACCTCCGAACTTGTTGAAAAGCTGACTAAAAAATTTGCGACATTCCCCCACCCTGATGTTGCCGAAGGCTTCAAAATAATAGCAAATGTTGATCAGAACCCGGATTCTGACGGAATATACCGAAGAGTTGAACCCATCAAGTTTTTTGGGGGCAAACCAATGCCCCTTCTTGGCTTTTCAGCTTTCATTGCGTCCCTTGATAATGAAGCTGAGATCAAGGCGGAAGGTAACAAGCTCAAAATTCTAAATCATAAAATCCCCATAGACAAGGATGGTAAGACTATCCTCAGATTCAGAGGGAAATCAGGCACCCATAAAATTTACAGTGCAGCTGCCATAATAAGATCAGAGATTCAGATCAGAAATGGTGAAAAGCCCCAGCTTGACCCGGCTGTTTTCAAGGATAAATTTATTTTTTTCGGATTCAGCGCCAAAGGCCTTTTTGACAACAAGCCAGTTCCTGTAAGCGAAGCTTATCCTGGAGTTGAGGTTAACGCCACTTTCCTTGACAATCTGCTTTCCGGCGATTTCATCAAAGGAACACCAAGAATATATGACGTGTGTTTCATCCTCTTAATGATTCTAACCTGCTCATTCACGCTCACATTTTTCAAATCTCCTGTAAAAAGTCTTCTGCTTGCAATGATTTTTGCAGCCATTCCTGGAGGCCTTTGCCTTGTCTCATACGAGGCCGGATATTGGACACAGTTTGTAATCCCTGAAATTGCGGTAATAATCACAGTGACTCTTTCCCTTGTGGTAAATTTTGCAACAGAAGGAGTTCACAAACAATTCATAAAGAACGCATTCCAGCAATATCTCAACCCTGCGGTAATCGAACAGATCCTGCAAAACCCGGACAAACTTAAACTTGGCGGTGTAAAGCGCGAGCTTTCCATCTTCTTTTCTGATGTCCAGGGCTTTACCACAATATCAGAATCCTTAGATCCTGAGGCACTTACTGCCCTTCTGAACGATTATCTTTCCGCCATGACAGATATAATCCATGAAGAAGGCGGAACAGTGGACAAATACGAAGGAGACGCGATCATCGCCTTCTGGAACGCTCCGCTCGATGTGCCTGATCATGCATACAGAGCCGTGAAAGCAGCTCTGCGCTGTCAGACAAGACTTGCGGAACTGCGCCCTGTTTACAAGCAGAGAACAGGCAAGGATCTTTACATGCGAGTCGGTCTCAACACAGGATTTGCAGTTGTTGGAAACATGGGCTCAAAGGACAGATTCGACTACACCATGCTCGGTGACTCAGTAAACCTTGCGGCAAGGCTTGAAGGCGTTAACAAGGAATTCGGAACCTACACTATGGTTTCGGCAGAGACAATGAAACAGGCTGGTGATTCCTTTGGATTCAGGGAACTTGGCCGAGTTGCCGTTGTTGGTAAAAAAGAAGCCGTCGTCATATATGAACCCATGGAAAAACCAGAATTCGAAGAAAAATCCAAAACAGTCGAAACCTTTCTTAAAGGTCTTGACTACTATTATTCAGGAGATTTTGACTCGGCAATATCAATTTTTTCAGGCATAAAATCGATTGATCCTCCAGCTTCCAAATACATCAGCAAATGCGGGGAACTGAAAGAATCAGGAATGTCATCAGATGGCTGGACTGGCGTATGGGTGATGACTTCAAAATAATCTCTGCGAGGATGTGTTTCAAAAGATGATTTGCATGCTCTAGGTTGATCGCTTATTTAAAGGTTCTGTCCCCGTTAAGTGTGGAATATTTTATCATTCCAATAACTAACTAATACTTTAAATAAAAAGCGGCCTCCGGAGGGTCGCTTTTTGAAAAAAGCTCCGCAAAAACTTTCAGGTAATTAGAGAGTGCATGTACAACTTTAGAGCATTTGCGTCTGATAATAATAAAAACATAAAGTTTTGAGGGGACTTAAGGAACTTTTTACAAAAAGTTCCCCAAAGATCCAGAAGTCCAAAAAGGATTATTATTTCGCTTTTCAACATATAGGGGGAAGATAGCCAAATTTTTTGATAATTAGATCAAACACACAAATGATCAACCATTGATTTGGAAATCTTGAAAAATCATTGAATCAGCCCGACAACGGCTCCAATCATGCAGGTAGATAAGGTTCCCGCAAATATAGATCTCATTCCAAGCTCGACTATCTCGTCCCTTCTTTCAGGAACCATGGCTCCCATTCCGCCTATCATTATGCCAAGACTTCCCAAATTTGCAAATCCGCAGAGTGCATATGTCATAATAAGCCTGCTTCTCTCACAAAGAGAGCCTTCAGGCAAAGCGGCCATATCAAGGTAAGCAACGAACTCATTCAGAACAGTTTTTGTTCCAAGCAGCATTCCTGCTGTCTGGGCTTCGTACCAGGGAATGCCAATGAGCCATGCCATGGGAGCCATTATATAACCAAGGATTCTCTGGAGTGTGACAGGCTGTCCTGCAAGCTCCGGTAAAAATCCAAGTATCTGGTTTGCAAGATGAACCAGGGCAACGAGAACAACAAGCATGGCAATAATATTGATCAGAAGATTTATTCCTTCTGCCGTGCCTTTAGTAATTGCATCCATCGCGCTCATAGACAGCTGCGGCGGAGTTATGTCTCCTTCGGTTGGAGCCTTTGTTTCAGGAACCATTATCTGAGATATCATTATTGCTGCTGGAATACTTATGAGAGAAGCCACAAGTATATGTCCCAATACGTCAGGAACTTTATTTTTTAGAATACTCGCGTATAGGATCATAACAGTGCCTGCAATCCCGGCCATGCCGCAGGTCATGGTCACAAAAAGCTCGCTCCTTGACATATCTTTAAGGTACGGCTTTACAAAAAGCGGGGACTCTATCATTCCAAGAAAAACATTGGCCGCAGCGCCAAGACCGACAGCCCCGCCTATTCCCAGAGTTTTTCTGAGTACATACGAAAAAGCCCTGACAACAAGAGGAAGAACCTTCCAGTAAAACAAAAGAGACGACAGGGCACTCACGACAAGAACAAGCACCAGCCCTCTGAAGCCCAGGATATAAGACAGTCCCGAAACTTTTTCGTCAAAAGGGAGCGTTCCTCCTCCAAGATATCCGAAAACAAAAGAAGTTCCCGCAGTAGTGGCTGTTTCAAGCGCAATGACAGCCTTATCCAGATAATGGAGAAAGTCCTTTATTAAAGGAATTTTAAGGATAAGAAAGGCCATGAAAAACTGAAGTAAAAAACCTGACACAATTCCTCTTAAACTGATCCTGTGCCTGTTTTCACTAAAAATCCAGGCAATGAAAAGAATTGCAACAAGCCCGAGAACGCCCTGAAATCTCATTTATTTACAATCCTGCTGTTTGAATTTTGGATAACCGATAAAAAAATTAAACGAAACTATTCACCAAATATGAGATTAAACCTTTTAAAAGAACGCTTTTTTGAAAAAAAGCTTAGCAAAAAACTTCAGGTTTTGGATTTGTTGCTTGGATCCATAGCGCATGGCTTTTTAAAAACGGCTATGTTGCCGTTAACTGTGTAATGCTTTATTATTCCAATAACTAACTAATACTTTCAATAAAAAAGCAGCCTCCGGCGGGTCGCTTTTTGGAAAAAGCTCCGCAAAAACTTTCAGGTAATTAGAGAGTGCATGCACAACTTTAGAGCATTTGCGTCTGATAACAATAAAAACATAAGGTTTTGAGGGGACTTAAGGAACTTTTTACAAAAAGTTCTCCCAAGATCCAGAATCAAAAAAAAATACTATTTCGTTTTTCAACATCTAAGGGAAGCATAGCCTTAAAAAATATCATAATAAAATTCTTGCGAAACATTTGGGAAACATTTTTTTACAAAAAGGGTTTTCCAAAAATAACGCCCTTCCTAAAAAAAGCGAACTGAATGGTTTCAATACAACAAACCTTAAATGAAACAAATCATACAAAAAGGCGAATATCATGAAAAAGAATTCCCGCCAAATTACTTTGATTCCTGTTTCACCTGAATCAAGGAACTGACATCAAATCCCAATTTTTTTGCCTTTAAAATCAGATCATCTTTTATCTTTTTATCAAGAAAAGGCTTTTTTGAGAGTATCCACAAATACGACCTGTCAGGTCCGCATACAAGGGCGTACTCGTATTTTTCCTTATCCAGTGCAATTATGTGATATCCGCCGTAAAATGGCCTGAAAAAACTAACCTTAAGACTTCCGGTGGAGGGATCTGAGACAAAATAAGCCCGCCCTTCCACTTCCTTCCATTCATTTTTAATAGGATCGAAACCGCGGTTTACGACTTTCACACCCCCATCATCCATCTGCGAATACTCTGCACTTATATTTATAAGACCTCTTTCAAAAGAATGGTCAAGACGTGCAATTTCATACCAAGTCCCAAGATATCTGCTTATTTCAAAGCCTGTCACAGGCAAGATGCCTTTAGGGACAGATGAACATCCACAAAAAAATATTAAAACAGCTATAATCAACTTTCTCATATCTGCTCCAGGTAGAGTGTTAAAAAACAAGGCTTGAAAGAAAATGAAACAAAATAGGGTGTAGGGGGCTGGTCAAAGAAAAATCAATAATACGTTCATGCTTATAAATCAAGCCGGATTCTCTTGGGGCAGGCAAATCATCTTGATGGCTGGAAATGCAGGGACTTTTATTACAAAAGCCCCTACACACTGATCAATCAATTTAAAAACATTTGGGCACCTCTAAAAATTGCCTTTTTGCGCGTTAGCTGCGTCAGCGTCGTACTCGAATCCTCATTTATACCGCATAAACTCCGGTTCTCCGTGCGCCGCTTCCTTGCTACCACATCAAAAATACTAATTTTTAGAGGCACCCATTCAATGAAGACGGACTCGCAAAAAGTCAAATAAAGGCGCCGGCGTCAAGCCGGACTTATCCGGCATCTTTGTAATTTCTATCACTTCCGGATTCCGGCCTGCGCCGGAATGACGAAAATCAAACTTTTTACGACCTTGTCAATGAAGACATGGGACAAAAAAAGACAAGGTTCATATATCAAGCAGATTCTCAAAATTCACATCAGCCCCAAGCACACCAACCAGAAAACCATTCCTGAAAACAGGCACGGAAACTGTCATGCAATAAGAATCTGTTGCAGCCGATCTATAAACATCTGAAATATATGCCTTGTTTGTTTCCTTAACTCTTCTGAACCATTCCCTGGTGCTCCAGTTCCTGCCAGCTGAACTTAAGCCTGATTCAGCTTTTTCCCTGTCCCTGAAAATATTGGCAGAAATCTGAATCCCTTTCCCATCAGTGAGATAAACAAGCTCAATATAAGGATATAATAGAATTTTTTCAGATATTTTTCTGTTCACATTAACTGTCATTGAAACAATATCAGGATCAGAAGCCATTTCTGTAACCACAGCCTCGACTTTTCTGTATTGAGGGAGAATAAATGAACCGGCTGATTCAAGCTGTTTCTCGGCAAGGGTTCTTATTCTGTCCGCAGAATCAGAAAGTTTCCGGCTCTCAATTGCTCCTGAGCGACCCGCATCCGCAATTTCAGCAATTCCGGACAACATTGCAGAAACAGCCTTTTCCTGGTCATTTACAGACATCAGGACAGATTCAAGCTGACCATGAAACCCCGAATGCTCTATCCCAACGCCGCAAAGAGCAGAATCAGCATCCTTGCTGACCTCAAGACCTGAAGCCACGCACTCTTTTACATGCCTGACCGAAACCGCTGTGGTTTCAATCAGTTCGCTTATATTCATCAGGGTTTTCTTAATTTCCGAAGCCGCCTGCCCTGATTTTCCTGAAAGCTGTCTGATCTCCTGGGCAATAACCCCGAAGCCGGCCCCATATTTTCCTGCCCGTCCTGCTTCAATAAATGCATTTAAAGAAAGAAGCCCGGTGGTTTCAGAAATATCTGAAATACTGTCAATTATTAAACCGATGTTTTTAGAGCTTTCCTCAAGATTGAAAATTGCGGAAGAAAGTCCGGCCATATCCCTGTCAATTGCTTTCATTCTGTCAAAAGATGAGCTTGTCAGGTTTCTTGCCCTCGAAATCTCGCCGACAATATGCCCTGACTTTTCAAGGGCAGCGCCTGCACTTTCAGACGAAATACGCATTCCTTCGGAAAGATTTTTGCACGATGCTTCGATCTCTTCACCTTTTTTTCCAAGTGTCTCGGCTGATGACAGAACCTTCCCGGAAATAAGGTGCATCCCCGGAGCAACAGAGGCAAGCCCCACGGTCTGTCTTGTCAGATCCGTGATAAATCCGTTGAGTTTTTTAAATACAAGATTAAGACCTTTTGTGACAATGCTTGCCGGCCCCCTACCCGGCATTATGAATTCATCGCCAAGATCCCATCTTGAATTCAGGGAATTAAGGATGCTTTCTGCGGCATCATATTGAATGGCTTTCCTGGCTTTTCTATTTTTGCCGAATATATCCAGGCCATTTTGAATACTTTTTCTTAGCGACTTAAATTCAGAAACATTTTTTTCTGATAAGCTTGAATCAGATTCCAGGCTATTTTCTTCATTCATAAAAAGCACGTCAGTCATAATATTTCCTCTTAAAACCTAAAACTTTAAACAAACACTTTGCATATATGGATTTAGAAATCCTTGCACAGACCTATTCAGACTACGCCCAAATCCCCATGTATTTGATGCTTCAGCCCCATTTCTGATCACACAGGCCGTTCTTGTTTTCGCAGGCTGCTATCTTAAAAAAATTGAAAAGAAACTGCCTCGAAATATTCTTGTATTCGGAATAAAAAACTCTGAATTCTTCAAGCTTGTCAGATTCTCCTCCTGAGAGAGCGGCCCAATCAGCCACTATAAAAGGAGTCACTTCA contains:
- a CDS encoding methyl-accepting chemotaxis protein, which translates into the protein MTDVLFMNEENSLESDSSLSEKNVSEFKSLRKSIQNGLDIFGKNRKARKAIQYDAAESILNSLNSRWDLGDEFIMPGRGPASIVTKGLNLVFKKLNGFITDLTRQTVGLASVAPGMHLISGKVLSSAETLGKKGEEIEASCKNLSEGMRISSESAGAALEKSGHIVGEISRARNLTSSSFDRMKAIDRDMAGLSSAIFNLEESSKNIGLIIDSISDISETTGLLSLNAFIEAGRAGKYGAGFGVIAQEIRQLSGKSGQAASEIKKTLMNISELIETTAVSVRHVKECVASGLEVSKDADSALCGVGIEHSGFHGQLESVLMSVNDQEKAVSAMLSGIAEIADAGRSGAIESRKLSDSADRIRTLAEKQLESAGSFILPQYRKVEAVVTEMASDPDIVSMTVNVNRKISEKILLYPYIELVYLTDGKGIQISANIFRDREKAESGLSSAGRNWSTREWFRRVKETNKAYISDVYRSAATDSYCMTVSVPVFRNGFLVGVLGADVNFENLLDI
- a CDS encoding DEAD/DEAH box helicase: MVTFENIGISENILKAVKELGFEKPMPIQEKVIPILLEKPGDLVGLAQTGTGKTAAFGLPIIQLADPDKKYTQAIILAPTRELCLQITGDLKKFAKYIPKLNIEAVYGGADIEKQIRAIKKGAHVIVATPGRMNDLLNYKKVIDLSSLETVVLDEADEMLNMGFRDELDAILDQTPKTKNVLLFSATMPREVLEISSNYMTKPIEITIGVQNAGSDNVEHAYYRVHVRDRYLALKRVVDFYPGMYSIIFCRTREETKDVADKLIQDGYNADALHGDLSQNQRESIMNRFRIKHLQILVATDVAARGLDVKDISHVINFNLPDDDDVYNHRSGRTGRAGQKGVAISLVSEREYRRIRQIESKIKRKFTKCKIHNGTEICENQLLHMIDKLQATNTDHKALEAALPKIQAKLEHLEREDLIKLFVSMEFSRLLEYYRDARDLNPAEERSRTTRNEGAVRTDRAPRNYAQADKSNKRAEEGFIRYSINLGYKDNLTPAELIGLINRCTRRRNIDIGKIDLMNTSSFFEIDHKSAPTILNAFKGMEYNNRAVVVQVSSDAPPQAAATRSRKGAPANDNSNRWQQKKSPYSNDERPQQRSSRKSSYQRAEA
- a CDS encoding CHASE2 domain-containing protein, encoding MFYYSVKSGTKALNAIVIGIAASIISLLLLFSGWTEGIEAKTWDWRVKLFAKPGIATERIAVILLDQNSLDWASKENAWPWPWPRVAYGAILEFLNRGGASAAALDVLFTEPSSYGPDDDQALVAGCKTLGKVAGAAGLGTEGNTSVWPEKAKNPEIKITGSKTSELVEKLTKKFATFPHPDVAEGFKIIANVDQNPDSDGIYRRVEPIKFFGGKPMPLLGFSAFIASLDNEAEIKAEGNKLKILNHKIPIDKDGKTILRFRGKSGTHKIYSAAAIIRSEIQIRNGEKPQLDPAVFKDKFIFFGFSAKGLFDNKPVPVSEAYPGVEVNATFLDNLLSGDFIKGTPRIYDVCFILLMILTCSFTLTFFKSPVKSLLLAMIFAAIPGGLCLVSYEAGYWTQFVIPEIAVIITVTLSLVVNFATEGVHKQFIKNAFQQYLNPAVIEQILQNPDKLKLGGVKRELSIFFSDVQGFTTISESLDPEALTALLNDYLSAMTDIIHEEGGTVDKYEGDAIIAFWNAPLDVPDHAYRAVKAALRCQTRLAELRPVYKQRTGKDLYMRVGLNTGFAVVGNMGSKDRFDYTMLGDSVNLAARLEGVNKEFGTYTMVSAETMKQAGDSFGFRELGRVAVVGKKEAVVIYEPMEKPEFEEKSKTVETFLKGLDYYYSGDFDSAISIFSGIKSIDPPASKYISKCGELKESGMSSDGWTGVWVMTSK
- a CDS encoding NupC/NupG family nucleoside CNT transporter — its product is MRFQGVLGLVAILFIAWIFSENRHRISLRGIVSGFLLQFFMAFLILKIPLIKDFLHYLDKAVIALETATTAGTSFVFGYLGGGTLPFDEKVSGLSYILGFRGLVLVLVVSALSSLLFYWKVLPLVVRAFSYVLRKTLGIGGAVGLGAAANVFLGMIESPLFVKPYLKDMSRSELFVTMTCGMAGIAGTVMILYASILKNKVPDVLGHILVASLISIPAAIMISQIMVPETKAPTEGDITPPQLSMSAMDAITKGTAEGINLLINIIAMLVVLVALVHLANQILGFLPELAGQPVTLQRILGYIMAPMAWLIGIPWYEAQTAGMLLGTKTVLNEFVAYLDMAALPEGSLCERSRLIMTYALCGFANLGSLGIMIGGMGAMVPERRDEIVELGMRSIFAGTLSTCMIGAVVGLIQ
- a CDS encoding lipocalin family protein, translating into MRKLIIAVLIFFCGCSSVPKGILPVTGFEISRYLGTWYEIARLDHSFERGLINISAEYSQMDDGGVKVVNRGFDPIKNEWKEVEGRAYFVSDPSTGSLKVSFFRPFYGGYHIIALDKEKYEYALVCGPDRSYLWILSKKPFLDKKIKDDLILKAKKLGFDVSSLIQVKQESK